From Brassica oleracea var. oleracea cultivar TO1000 chromosome C3, BOL, whole genome shotgun sequence, a single genomic window includes:
- the LOC106329707 gene encoding apyrase 2-like — MSRLSNCVGVTISPAIVKASNVFCLYLSLKYKYRSRRRSFKVKSKLLAPDQFALINPSFDLDPLQDPPQTTAPSGTGNGKIRYRSPSSPELMESGTAAVSSTGHHSPSHSSESHQGLLSVDGGKTTAAKRGIGRHESIADKIQRHRGILLLISVAILLIGLVLLLMPGRSTSDAVVEEYTVLNRKGGPNSRPPKNYAVIFDAGSSGSRVHVYCFDRNLDLLPLGNELELFVQLKPGLSAYPTDPRQAANSLVSLLDKAEASVPRELRPKTPVRVGATAGLRTLGHEASENILQAVKELLRDRSMLKTEANAVTVLDGTQEGAYQWVTINYLLRNLGKPYSDTVGVVDLGGGSVQMAYAISEEDAATAPKPLEGEDSYVREMYLKGRKYFLYVHSYLHYGLLAARAEILKVSEDSNNPCIVAGYDGTYKYGGDGFKAAAVQSGASLNECRRLTVNALKVNDTLCTHMKCTFGGVWNGGRGGGQKNMFVASFFFDRAAEAGFVDPKQPVATVRPIDFEKAAKKACSMKMDEGKSKFPRVEEDNFPYLCMDLVYQYTLLVDGFGLEPSQTITLVKKVKYGEHAVEAAWPLGSAIEAVSSP, encoded by the exons ATGTCTAGACTATCCAA TTGTGTGGGAGTTACTATCTCTCCCGCAATCGTAAAAGCCAGTAACGTCTTTTGTCTGTATCTCTCGCTCAAATACAAATACAGATCTAGAAGAAGAAGCTTCAAGGTGAAATCGAAGCTTTTAGCTCCAGATCAATTCGCTCTTATCAACCCATCGTTCGATCTGGATCCGTTACAGGATCCGCCGCAGACCACGGCGCCCTCCGGCACCGGCAACGGTAAGATCCGCTACCGTTCGCCTTCCTCCCCCGAGCTCATGGAGTCCGGAACCGCTGCCGTTTCCTCCACCGGTCACCATTCTCCTTCTCATTCCTCCGAATCTCATCAGGGACTCCTCTCCGTCGACGGAGGGAAGACGACGGCGGCTAAGCGAGGGATCGGACGGCACGAGTCTATCGCCGACAAGATCCAACGCCATCGAGGTATCCTGCTCTTGATTTCGGTTGCGATTCTGCTTATCGGTCTCGTTCTTCTGCTAATGCCTGGGAGATCGACGTCCGACGCGGTCGTTGAAGAGTACACGGTGCTTAACCGCAAGGGAGGCCCCAACTCGAGGCCTCCGAAGAACTACGCTGTGATTTTCGATGCTGGAAGCTCTGGTAGCCGTGTTCATGTCTACTGCTTTGATCGGAATTTGGATCTTCTTCCTCTCGGGAATGAACTTGAGCTCTTCGTGCAG CTAAAACCGGGCTTGAGCGCATATCCTACTGATCCTCGACAAGCGGCTAACTCTTTGGTGTCTCTTCTTGACAAAGCAGAAGCTTCTGTTCCTCGCGAGTTGCGTCCTAAGACACCTGTCAGAGTTGGG GCAACTGCAGGTTTGAGGACGCTGGGTCATGAAGCATCTGAGAACATTTTGCAAGCG GTTAAGGAACTCTTGAGAGATAGAAGCATGCTGAAAACTGAGGCAAATGCTGTTACTGTGCTGGATGGTACCCAGGAAGGTGCTTACCAGTGG GTGACAATAAACTACTTGCTAAGGAACCTGGGAAAACCATACTCAGATACGGTTGGAGTGGTTGATCTTGGAGGGGGTTCGGTACAAATGGCATATGCTATATCCGAGGAAGATGCTGCAACTGCACCAAAGCCATTAGAAGGAGAGGATTCTTATGTTAGAGAAATGTATCTGAAGGGACGGAAGTACTTCCTTTATGTTCACAG TTACCTACATTACGGATTACTAGCCGCCAGAGCAGAGATCTTGAAAGTTTCTGAAGATTCAAACAATCCCTGCATCGTGGCAGGCTATGATG GCACTTACAAGTATGGAGGAGATGGGTTTAAAGCCGCTGCTGTGCAATCTGGCGCGAGTCTCAATGAGTGCAGGAGGTTAACCGTCAACGCACTCAAAGTGAATGATACACTATGTACACACATGAAATGCACATTTGGTGGAGTATGGAATGGTGGTCGAGGTGGTGGGCAAAAGAACATGTTCGTTGCTTCCTTTTTCTTCGATCGTGCTGCTGAG GCTGGATTCGTAGACCCCAAGCAACCTGTTGCTACAGTTCGTCCAATAGACTTTGAGAAAGCAGCAAAGAAAGCTTGTAGTATGAAGATGGATGAGGGAAAATCGAAGTTCCCGCGTGTGGAGGAAGATAATTTCCCTTACTTGTGCATGGATCTCGTTTACCAATATACTCTGCTCGTTGATGGATTCG GATTGGAGCCATCACAGACGATAACATTAGTGAAGAAGGTGAAATACGGAGAGCACGCAGTGGAAGCTGCGTGGCCATTGGGTAGCGCCATTGAGGCTGTATCCTCACCGTGA
- the LOC106331929 gene encoding NAC domain-containing protein 92-like, with amino-acid sequence MAVVVESGVVLNHGGDELVDLPPGFRFHPTDEEIISSYLKEKVLDSRFTAVAMGEADLNKCEPWDLPKRAKMGEKEFYFFCQRDRKYPTGMRTNRATESGYWKATGKDKEIFKGKGCLVGMKKTLVFYRGRAPRGEKTNWVMHEYRLEGIYSYHNLPKTARDDWVVCRVFHKNNPSTTTQQMTRIPMEDLARTDSLENIDHFLDFSSLPPLIDPSFTGQLNFKPINPPTYDISSPIQPHHFNSSYQPIFNHQGFGSASGSGSTYNNNNNNKEMVKMEQSLVSVSQETCLSSDVNATTTAEVSSGPVMKQEMSMMGMVNGSKSYEDLCDLRGILWDY; translated from the exons ATGGCGGTTGTGGTAGAATCAGGCGTGGTGTTGAATCATGGAGGTGATGAGCTTGTGGATTTACCACCTGGATTCAGGTTTCATCCAACAGATGAAGAGATCATATCATCCTACCTCAAAGAGAAGGTTTTAGACAGCCGATTCACGGCTGTGGCCATGGGAGAAGCCGATCTTAACAAGTGTGAGCCCTGGGATTTGCCAA AGAGGGCAAAGATGGGGGAGAAAGAGTTTTACTTCTTCTGTCAAAGGGACAGGAAGTACCCGACCGGGATGAGGACGAACCGTGCAACCGAATCCGGTTATTGGAAAGCGACCGGGAAGGACAAGGAGATCTTCAAAGGCAAAGGTTGTCTCGTTGGGATGAAGAAAACACTTGTGTTTTATAGAGGACGAGCTCCACGAGGTGAAAAGACTAATTGGGTCATGCATGAGTATCGTCTTGAAGGCATATATTCTTACCACAATCTCCCCAAAACCGCAAGG GACGACTGGGTCGTGTGTAGGGTTTTTCACAAGAACAATCCTTCCACTACAACTCAACAAATGACGAGAATACCCATGGAAGATCTCGCAAGAACGGATTCTCTAGAAAACATTGATCATTTCCTAGACTTCTCATCTCTTCCTCCTCTCATAGATCCGAGTTTCACGGGTCAACTCAACTTCAAACCCATCAACCCTCCAACATACGACATCTCATCACCCATCCAACCACACCACTTCAACTCTAGTTACCAACCAATCTTTAACCACCAGGGCTTTGGTTCTGCTTCTGGTTCCGGCTCTACGTACAACAACAATAACAACAACAAGGAGATGGTCAAGATGGAGCAGTCTCTTGTTAGTGTATCTCAAGAGACATGCCTAAGCTCAGATGTCAATGCGACCACGACCGCAGAGGTGTCTTCGGGTCCGGTAATGAAGCAAGAGATGAGTATGATGGGAATGGTGAATGGTAGCAAGTCTTACGAAGATCTATGTGACTTGAGGGGGATCTTATGGGACTACTGA